In the Candidatus Mycosynbacter amalyticus genome, one interval contains:
- the metG gene encoding methionine--tRNA ligase, with amino-acid sequence MSKKLYITTAIPYANAKPHIGNALDYLLADVWRRYQIQLGHDVRMQVGTDEHGNKIAAKAKEAGKEPKAYVDETHLAFKDLMSEVGAEYTDFIRTSDEHHVGAAQYIWQQMALYIYKGSYEGWYSVGEESFVSDKVAAANNGISPDHGVPYERLSEENYYFKLSEFAPRIQEAIETDKLRIVPEFRKNEVLNLIKDGLEDLSISRPRKNLSWGIGVPGDPNQVMYVWVDALSNYLTVLGYPDHDEWKDYWPADVQVIGKDILRFHAIIWPAMLMALDLPLPKKLLVHGHIGSDGKKMSKTVGNVIDPNEVIDSYGLDAFRYYMARHIPTQDDGDFTWEKFETAYNNELGNDLGNLVQRIASMITRYQAGVIGEVKKGEHDIQLYRDAMDALKFNEALDIVWTEIRAVNQYLDSVKPWEVAKKKDEDPDAAEHLAEILENCVGSLEQVAALLMPFMPGVAEKIRATFEGGVVHDQGVLFPKIYLHTEDPRAKHTTAS; translated from the coding sequence ATGAGCAAAAAACTATACATCACGACCGCCATCCCCTATGCCAATGCCAAACCACACATCGGCAATGCACTGGACTATCTGCTGGCAGATGTATGGCGACGCTACCAGATCCAGTTGGGTCATGATGTGCGCATGCAGGTCGGTACTGACGAGCATGGCAACAAGATTGCCGCCAAAGCAAAAGAGGCGGGCAAAGAGCCGAAAGCATATGTTGATGAGACGCATCTCGCGTTCAAAGACCTCATGAGTGAAGTCGGTGCCGAGTACACAGACTTCATCCGCACTAGCGACGAGCATCACGTAGGTGCGGCACAGTATATCTGGCAGCAGATGGCACTGTATATCTACAAAGGCAGCTACGAAGGCTGGTACAGTGTGGGTGAAGAGTCGTTCGTGAGCGACAAAGTCGCGGCTGCGAACAACGGCATCTCACCAGATCATGGTGTACCCTACGAACGCCTCAGTGAAGAAAACTATTACTTCAAACTGAGTGAATTTGCACCGCGCATCCAAGAGGCTATCGAGACCGACAAGCTTCGTATCGTCCCAGAATTCCGCAAAAACGAAGTACTGAATCTTATCAAAGACGGCCTCGAAGACCTTAGTATTTCCCGTCCGCGCAAAAACCTTAGTTGGGGAATCGGTGTGCCGGGCGATCCGAACCAGGTGATGTATGTGTGGGTCGACGCACTGAGCAACTATTTGACGGTATTGGGTTATCCGGATCACGACGAATGGAAAGACTACTGGCCTGCTGATGTGCAAGTAATTGGCAAAGACATCTTGCGTTTTCACGCGATCATCTGGCCTGCTATGCTCATGGCACTCGATTTGCCGCTACCAAAGAAACTGCTTGTGCATGGACACATAGGCAGCGATGGCAAAAAGATGAGCAAGACAGTCGGCAATGTGATCGATCCAAACGAGGTAATCGATAGCTACGGTCTCGATGCGTTTCGCTACTACATGGCACGTCACATCCCTACTCAAGATGACGGTGACTTCACCTGGGAGAAGTTTGAAACTGCCTATAACAACGAACTCGGCAACGATCTCGGCAATCTAGTACAGCGCATTGCCAGCATGATTACTCGCTATCAGGCGGGTGTCATCGGTGAAGTGAAGAAGGGCGAGCACGACATCCAGCTCTACCGAGATGCCATGGACGCGCTTAAATTCAACGAAGCACTCGACATAGTGTGGACGGAGATTCGTGCAGTTAATCAGTATCTCGACAGTGTTAAGCCATGGGAAGTAGCCAAGAAAAAAGATGAAGATCCGGATGCGGCCGAACATTTGGCGGAAATTCTAGAAAACTGCGTTGGCTCACTTGAGCAAGTTGCCGCCCTACTCATGCCATTCATGCCGGGTGTTGCCGAAAAGATACGTGCGACGTTCGAAGGCGGCGTGGTGCACGATCAGGGTGTGCTCTTCCCTAAGATATATCTTCATACCGAGGATCCGCGTGCCAAACATACCACAGCTAGTTGA
- a CDS encoding laccase domain-containing protein: MQLHPDIEIILSTTADGSLRSSLTPEPEIHDQATATFLAKHDISPVQAVLLRLSYDTVDFCRYHEVTSGEAGAGFVQPQDIISDALVTRQSDIALFLPIADCIAAVLYHPPTRTLMLSHLGRHNLEQQGGTKSVDYLAQFGVVPDELLVYLSPAADKAHYPLYGFENRSLHDVAAEQLMAVGVSRSNIAIDARDTVTDPDFFSHSAALRGGKQPGRHAIVCRLG; encoded by the coding sequence GTGCAGCTGCATCCTGATATCGAGATCATTCTCTCTACCACGGCCGACGGGTCGCTTCGTTCGAGTCTGACTCCAGAGCCGGAGATTCACGACCAAGCAACAGCTACATTTCTCGCTAAGCATGATATCTCGCCAGTGCAGGCGGTCCTGCTCCGGCTTTCGTATGATACGGTTGATTTCTGTCGGTATCACGAAGTGACGAGTGGTGAGGCGGGTGCGGGATTTGTGCAGCCTCAAGATATAATTTCCGATGCGCTTGTGACACGACAGTCTGACATTGCGCTTTTTCTACCTATCGCTGATTGTATCGCTGCGGTGTTGTATCATCCGCCTACTCGTACTCTCATGCTCTCACATCTTGGCCGCCATAATCTCGAGCAACAGGGTGGTACGAAATCGGTTGATTATCTGGCGCAATTTGGTGTGGTGCCAGATGAACTGCTGGTCTATCTCAGCCCGGCTGCGGACAAAGCGCACTACCCGCTCTATGGATTCGAAAACCGCTCGCTGCACGACGTTGCCGCCGAACAACTCATGGCTGTTGGCGTCTCGCGAAGCAACATCGCTATCGATGCTCGTGATACTGTTACCGATCCGGACTTCTTCTCGCATAGTGCTGCACTTCGTGGTGGGAAACAGCCTGGCCGTCATGCGATTGTGTGTCGGTTAGGCTGA
- the rsmA gene encoding 16S rRNA (adenine(1518)-N(6)/adenine(1519)-N(6))-dimethyltransferase RsmA, whose translation MPTKKSLGQHWLHDRFVLDHIADEANVNMQDTVLEVGPGLGTLTSILLGRAEQVIAVEFDPDLARKLPGQFPGKNLEVVHSDILAYDTRDLPAGYKVVANVPYYITSKIIQKFMTEDNQPSVVTLLIQKEVAERVAARPGDMSILAVSAQLYADVSLGDVVPAELFTPPPKVDSQVVTLRTKQLTLPDGVDEKLLFRVVKAGFSAKRKKLRSSLSGGLGMAKDNVDTLLAGVDISPDERAESLSVEDWKRLAEAYRAAAS comes from the coding sequence GTGCCGACCAAAAAATCGCTTGGCCAGCACTGGCTTCATGACCGCTTCGTGCTTGATCACATCGCTGACGAAGCCAATGTGAACATGCAGGATACAGTGCTCGAAGTCGGTCCAGGTCTCGGTACCCTCACCTCTATCTTGCTCGGCAGGGCAGAGCAGGTGATAGCGGTTGAGTTTGACCCGGACTTAGCACGCAAGCTCCCGGGTCAGTTCCCTGGCAAAAACCTCGAAGTAGTACACAGTGATATCTTGGCCTATGATACGCGCGATCTACCCGCGGGCTACAAAGTCGTAGCCAATGTCCCCTACTACATCACCAGCAAGATTATCCAGAAGTTCATGACAGAGGATAACCAGCCGAGTGTGGTGACACTTCTTATCCAAAAAGAAGTGGCCGAGCGTGTGGCCGCTCGTCCCGGCGACATGAGCATCCTGGCCGTCAGTGCACAGCTCTATGCCGATGTATCACTCGGCGACGTAGTGCCTGCCGAGCTCTTCACGCCGCCGCCAAAAGTCGACTCGCAGGTCGTGACGTTGCGCACTAAGCAGCTCACATTGCCCGACGGCGTCGACGAGAAATTGCTTTTTCGTGTTGTCAAAGCTGGCTTCAGTGCTAAGCGTAAAAAGCTACGCTCAAGCCTCAGCGGTGGACTTGGCATGGCCAAAGACAATGTTGATACACTACTAGCTGGTGTTGATATCTCCCCTGACGAACGCGCCGAATCTCTGTCTGTCGAAGACTGGAAACGGCTGGCCGAGGCGTACCGTGCAGCTGCATCCTGA
- a CDS encoding ubiquitin-like domain-containing protein yields MRPRIGLFVALFALLTVGATGTVFAASPSSSRSDKQHAITIYDQGQKRVVLTRAQTVADTLRQAEIPLATHDRVEPAADTVYAAQNYTVNIYRARPVMVVDGMKREQVLTPASAPSDIARDAGIAVRDEDNLMLSQSEDVLSDGVGSKLIIDRAVPVTLSLYGAPSQIYTHAATVGELLTEKGVKLTATDSVSVPQSTLVTSGMTIEIWREGLQTTTVEEEVSFATRQILDADQPTSYRAVQTPGATGKKSVVYEIVREGGREVSRKVIQSVTLTEPKEQVEVIGSKGANPLTKSKGAQQFTDSKGVTHRETYYDLPMNVTMGACGGGDYTIRADGAKVDKDGYILIAANLSNYPRCSVVETSMGPGKVYDTGGFAAVHPHGFDLATDWTNGDGR; encoded by the coding sequence ATGCGGCCACGAATTGGCTTGTTCGTGGCGCTTTTTGCGTTGCTGACAGTTGGCGCAACCGGCACTGTATTTGCCGCGTCGCCTAGTAGCTCGCGGAGCGACAAGCAACACGCCATCACCATTTATGATCAGGGGCAAAAGCGTGTCGTACTCACGCGAGCTCAAACAGTAGCCGATACGCTGAGGCAAGCCGAAATTCCACTCGCTACCCACGACCGTGTGGAGCCTGCCGCTGACACTGTCTATGCAGCTCAGAACTACACGGTCAATATCTACCGAGCGCGTCCTGTCATGGTAGTAGATGGTATGAAGCGCGAGCAAGTACTCACTCCGGCAAGTGCACCGAGCGATATTGCCAGAGATGCTGGCATAGCTGTGCGCGACGAAGACAACCTGATGCTTTCTCAGTCGGAAGACGTGCTGAGTGATGGAGTGGGGAGTAAGCTTATCATCGATCGCGCAGTACCAGTGACGCTCTCGCTCTATGGTGCGCCGAGCCAGATTTACACACATGCTGCTACTGTGGGTGAGCTGCTCACGGAAAAAGGCGTTAAACTTACCGCAACAGACAGTGTGTCTGTACCACAGTCGACACTTGTTACTTCGGGCATGACAATCGAGATCTGGCGAGAAGGTCTCCAGACGACTACGGTCGAAGAAGAGGTGTCGTTTGCGACACGCCAAATTCTCGATGCCGACCAACCGACTAGCTATCGTGCCGTGCAAACGCCGGGTGCAACGGGCAAAAAGAGCGTGGTCTACGAAATCGTCCGTGAAGGTGGGCGAGAGGTGAGTCGCAAGGTCATCCAGAGTGTCACACTCACCGAGCCAAAAGAGCAGGTAGAAGTGATTGGCAGCAAAGGCGCCAATCCGCTCACCAAATCCAAGGGCGCCCAGCAGTTTACCGATAGCAAGGGTGTGACACACCGTGAGACCTACTACGACCTCCCAATGAACGTGACCATGGGTGCCTGTGGCGGCGGTGACTATACCATCCGCGCCGACGGTGCCAAGGTAGATAAAGACGGCTACATTCTTATCGCAGCCAATCTGTCCAACTACCCACGTTGCTCTGTCGTCGAGACAAGTATGGGGCCGGGTAAAGTCTACGATACTGGTGGCTTCGCTGCGGTGCATCCGCACGGATTTGATCTCGCGACCGACTGGACAAACGGGGACGGACGCTAG
- a CDS encoding resuscitation-promoting factor has protein sequence MKISTEYYHRLVTLRVACIAVVLLAAMIGLTHSVGAASDKPVPRGQHVITIYDQGQKRVVLTKSHTVRDTLKQADVTLSDHDKVEPSLDTEYAAQQYTVNIYRARPVMIVDGMKREQVLSPYSSPRDIAKHAGLALHDEDKLTLTQSEDVLADGVGSKLLVDRATTANLVLYGKRTTVYTHTATVADLLKEKSVTLATDDTVSVAQETAISEGMTVEIWRNGVQTVNEDQDVEFGTEQIQDGDQPVGYKQVRTPGVKGKKTVTYEVTMKNGQEVARKEIQSVVTQQPQKEVVVVGAKIDSTANGGFAGALSQLRSCEGSYTSNTGNGYYGAYQYDISTWANFGGYANASLAPPAVQDEKAWQTYKSRGWSPWPSCSRKLGLQDIYR, from the coding sequence ATGAAAATCAGTACAGAGTATTACCATCGTCTGGTGACGCTGCGCGTAGCGTGTATTGCTGTCGTACTTTTGGCTGCTATGATCGGTCTGACGCATAGCGTCGGTGCGGCAAGTGACAAGCCAGTGCCTCGTGGTCAGCATGTTATCACTATCTATGACCAAGGGCAGAAGCGAGTAGTGCTTACCAAATCTCACACGGTGCGCGACACACTCAAGCAAGCCGATGTCACGCTGTCCGATCACGACAAGGTTGAGCCGTCACTCGATACCGAATATGCTGCACAGCAGTATACGGTCAATATCTACCGAGCACGCCCTGTCATGATTGTCGACGGTATGAAGCGCGAGCAAGTATTGTCGCCGTATAGTTCGCCTCGTGATATTGCCAAGCATGCTGGCCTAGCGCTCCATGACGAAGATAAATTGACGCTTACCCAGTCCGAGGACGTGTTGGCCGATGGCGTGGGAAGTAAACTGCTCGTCGACCGAGCGACCACCGCCAATCTTGTGCTCTATGGCAAACGTACTACTGTCTACACACATACTGCTACCGTTGCCGACTTGCTAAAGGAGAAATCTGTCACATTGGCGACGGATGATACAGTCTCTGTGGCGCAGGAAACTGCGATCTCCGAGGGTATGACGGTCGAAATTTGGCGTAACGGTGTTCAGACAGTTAATGAGGATCAAGATGTGGAGTTCGGCACTGAGCAGATTCAGGACGGTGATCAACCTGTGGGTTACAAGCAAGTGCGTACGCCTGGCGTAAAAGGTAAAAAAACCGTCACCTACGAAGTGACAATGAAAAACGGTCAAGAAGTTGCACGCAAAGAAATTCAGAGCGTTGTGACCCAGCAACCGCAGAAGGAAGTAGTAGTGGTCGGCGCCAAGATTGATAGTACGGCCAATGGTGGCTTTGCCGGTGCATTGTCACAGCTACGTTCGTGTGAGGGAAGCTATACCTCCAATACGGGCAACGGCTATTACGGTGCATATCAGTACGACATCAGCACCTGGGCAAACTTCGGTGGCTATGCCAACGCCTCGCTGGCACCACCGGCAGTCCAAGACGAAAAAGCCTGGCAGACGTATAAATCACGCGGCTGGTCGCCGTGGCCGTCATGCTCGCGCAAACTTGGTCTGCAAGACATATACCGCTAG
- a CDS encoding NUDIX hydrolase, whose translation MWRSYYFMMKLIGPLALTVFYLLNNITRAKRARALVIAPEGQILLVMNSLGDRRWTLPGGGMKRHETPEVAALRELAEELDLEIGADRVISLGELPSGSYRAPIVLVRLRAEELLLVRADKFEIYAYRWCDLDRLPTPIQPVVHGALGLLSARDELATIK comes from the coding sequence ATGTGGCGCAGCTATTACTTCATGATGAAGCTAATTGGTCCTCTGGCGCTGACTGTATTCTACCTGCTCAACAATATTACACGAGCTAAGCGTGCCAGGGCGCTTGTGATTGCCCCCGAGGGGCAAATCCTGCTTGTTATGAATTCACTTGGCGATCGTCGTTGGACACTGCCTGGCGGCGGCATGAAACGCCATGAGACGCCGGAGGTGGCAGCGCTACGGGAGTTAGCCGAAGAGCTGGATCTGGAGATTGGCGCAGATCGCGTCATATCGCTAGGTGAATTACCGTCGGGTAGCTACCGGGCGCCTATTGTCCTCGTGCGGCTTCGTGCCGAAGAGTTACTTCTGGTGCGTGCGGATAAGTTTGAGATTTATGCGTACCGTTGGTGTGACCTAGACAGGCTGCCGACGCCAATTCAGCCCGTGGTGCATGGTGCGCTCGGACTGTTGTCGGCGCGTGATGAACTTGCTACAATAAAATGA
- a CDS encoding ATP-dependent helicase: MNILEGLNEPQARAVQTTDGPVLILAGAGSGKTKALTHRIAYLIAEQGVWPNEILAVTFTNKAAREMRFRLADILQQDAAKRDFMPWMGTFHSICVRLLRMDGTHIGIQSNFVIYDEDDRRSVIKQAMKTLGVTDKQLKANAASSIISTEKNKLNDPETMLANAKYPYQQMIAEVYAEYEKQRRASGALDFDDLLIEVVRLLRDVPEVRQKWQQRFRHILIDEYQDTNAAQYAIVKLLVNTDRNICVVGDDWQSIYSWRGADFTNILNFERDFPGAEVVKLEQNYRSTQAILDAAQQVIAHNKNRTEKMLWTDSKQGSALQLQAYYSEDEEAAAVADHVDVQVRMGGREYDDFAVLYRTNAQSFALERAFRQRFMPVQIIGGMRFLDRAEVKDILAYLRLAYQPSDVASFLRIVNTPARGIGTVSVEKFLTWQRASGMDIIAAMTNAEQSSSVTGRARTALVSLGDMFRIIQVKLADNTPPGDVIEYIYDVSHYRTHLDDGTPKADERIENIASLVAEAATYADVQTFLEEVALMSSTDKANEKGQVTLMTLHAAKGLEFPVVHMVGMEEGVLPHARVFDGTPDDIEEERRLCYVGMTRAREELWLSYASSRRTFQQTSYNEPSRFLKEIDGLAGGREPMRAEASHFDDFYSDEMLGSGERVKSAQFGAGTVVDVDGMAVTIEFDNGSIKKLNIEYARLEKL; the protein is encoded by the coding sequence ATGAATATTCTCGAGGGACTCAACGAGCCGCAAGCTAGGGCGGTGCAGACTACAGACGGGCCGGTGCTCATACTGGCAGGGGCGGGCAGCGGCAAGACCAAAGCACTCACCCACCGTATTGCCTATCTTATCGCTGAGCAGGGTGTCTGGCCGAACGAAATTCTGGCTGTGACGTTTACTAACAAAGCGGCACGTGAAATGCGCTTTCGTCTAGCTGACATCTTACAACAAGACGCTGCCAAACGTGATTTTATGCCTTGGATGGGGACGTTCCATAGTATTTGTGTACGCCTACTTCGCATGGACGGCACACACATTGGTATTCAGTCCAACTTTGTGATTTATGATGAAGACGATCGTCGCAGCGTCATCAAACAGGCTATGAAGACACTGGGTGTGACCGACAAACAGCTCAAAGCAAATGCTGCCAGCTCGATCATCTCTACAGAGAAAAATAAACTGAATGACCCAGAGACGATGTTGGCTAACGCCAAATACCCGTACCAGCAGATGATTGCCGAGGTGTACGCGGAATATGAGAAGCAACGACGGGCAAGTGGCGCGCTGGACTTCGATGACTTACTCATAGAGGTTGTGCGCTTGCTGCGCGATGTGCCAGAAGTGCGTCAGAAATGGCAACAGCGCTTTCGTCATATCCTCATCGATGAGTATCAGGATACCAATGCCGCTCAGTACGCGATTGTCAAACTACTTGTCAATACGGATCGTAACATCTGTGTAGTAGGTGATGATTGGCAGTCGATCTATAGTTGGCGGGGCGCTGATTTTACCAATATCCTTAATTTTGAACGAGATTTTCCAGGGGCTGAAGTTGTGAAGCTCGAGCAAAATTATCGCAGTACCCAGGCGATTCTCGATGCGGCGCAGCAAGTCATCGCACACAACAAAAACCGTACCGAAAAAATGCTTTGGACTGACAGTAAGCAAGGTTCAGCGTTGCAGCTGCAAGCGTACTACAGTGAAGACGAAGAGGCCGCCGCCGTGGCAGATCATGTCGACGTGCAGGTGCGAATGGGCGGGCGTGAATACGACGATTTCGCAGTACTATATCGCACCAACGCCCAGAGCTTTGCCCTGGAGCGGGCATTCCGGCAGCGGTTTATGCCAGTGCAGATTATTGGCGGTATGCGCTTTCTCGACCGCGCCGAAGTAAAAGATATTTTGGCGTATTTGCGCCTCGCATATCAACCGAGCGATGTCGCCAGCTTTCTGCGCATCGTTAATACACCGGCACGCGGTATTGGCACGGTGAGTGTCGAGAAGTTCCTGACATGGCAGCGCGCGAGTGGCATGGATATTATAGCTGCCATGACAAACGCGGAGCAGTCGAGTAGCGTTACGGGTAGGGCACGCACAGCTCTCGTGAGTCTTGGCGACATGTTCCGGATCATCCAGGTGAAACTAGCCGACAACACACCGCCGGGTGATGTAATCGAATACATCTACGATGTCTCGCACTATCGTACACATCTTGACGATGGCACACCCAAAGCCGATGAGCGCATCGAAAACATCGCTTCGCTGGTAGCCGAAGCCGCTACATATGCCGATGTCCAGACATTTCTGGAAGAGGTGGCGCTCATGTCGAGTACCGATAAGGCAAACGAAAAGGGACAGGTCACGTTGATGACACTGCACGCTGCCAAAGGCCTCGAATTCCCAGTGGTACATATGGTGGGTATGGAAGAGGGTGTACTGCCGCATGCGCGAGTGTTCGATGGCACGCCGGACGACATCGAAGAAGAACGCCGTCTTTGCTATGTCGGTATGACGCGTGCCCGTGAGGAGCTATGGCTTAGCTATGCCTCGAGTCGCCGTACGTTTCAGCAGACGAGCTACAATGAACCATCACGCTTCCTAAAGGAGATCGATGGCCTAGCTGGCGGTCGTGAGCCGATGCGTGCCGAGGCGTCGCATTTCGACGATTTCTACTCCGACGAAATGCTCGGCAGTGGTGAACGTGTTAAATCTGCGCAGTTTGGCGCAGGAACAGTAGTAGATGTGGATGGTATGGCGGTGACGATTGAGTTCGATAACGGCTCGATCAAAAAGCTCAATATCGAATACGCTCGCCTCGAGAAACTGTGA
- the tpiA gene encoding triose-phosphate isomerase encodes MAGHKKLIIGNWKMNLGVHDASVYLHKLDVAIQGHRDVEVVVAPTALAVQPLSLQVNRHKMKLAAQNFYWRDFGAFTGEVSATQLRGLVNYGLVGHSERRHVFGEKIKDSREKVQAALRNQITPVLCIGETEHERASGEMRDVLHDQLVGGLANITSEEINDIVIAYEPVWAIGTGRNASPHDVEAAVLTIRSQIAHLFGKEKAAAVRILYGGSVTADSASDYLRIKGIDGLLVGGASLKLHEFSEIIKKAHVVVQ; translated from the coding sequence ATGGCCGGACACAAGAAGCTCATTATCGGGAATTGGAAGATGAACCTAGGCGTACACGACGCGAGCGTGTATTTGCATAAACTCGACGTAGCTATTCAGGGGCATCGCGATGTCGAAGTGGTTGTCGCTCCGACAGCACTTGCAGTTCAGCCGCTGAGCCTTCAGGTAAACCGTCACAAGATGAAGCTAGCGGCGCAAAATTTCTACTGGCGTGATTTTGGGGCTTTCACAGGTGAGGTGTCGGCCACGCAGCTACGTGGACTGGTGAATTATGGTTTGGTGGGGCACAGCGAGCGTCGCCATGTCTTCGGTGAGAAGATTAAAGACAGCCGGGAAAAAGTCCAGGCCGCACTGCGCAACCAGATTACACCAGTACTCTGTATTGGGGAGACGGAGCACGAGCGTGCCAGCGGTGAAATGCGCGATGTACTGCACGATCAGCTCGTGGGAGGTCTCGCAAATATCACCAGCGAAGAAATTAACGATATAGTGATAGCCTACGAGCCAGTCTGGGCAATCGGCACTGGTCGTAATGCGTCGCCACACGATGTCGAGGCGGCTGTACTCACGATTCGGAGCCAGATTGCGCATTTGTTTGGCAAAGAGAAAGCCGCAGCAGTGCGTATACTGTACGGCGGGAGTGTCACGGCCGATAGCGCCAGCGACTACCTGCGTATCAAGGGTATCGATGGATTGCTCGTCGGTGGTGCGAGTCTGAAGTTACATGAATTTAGTGAAATTATCAAAAAAGCACACGTGGTAGTGCAGTAA
- a CDS encoding phosphoglycerate kinase, which produces MSFAKLTIRDVPVHDKVVLVRADYNVPLMGGKISDDLRIRASVPTLQYLREQSCKVVVMSHLGRPDGDTKLEFSLAPVAERLSELLGVEVRFVDACYGDKVTQAVKAAKSGDVLLLENVRFHAEEEANDSTFAGKIAKSSLARYFVQDGFGVVHRAHASTEAITHFLPSVAGLLLEREVTTISHAMEDPERPLYAVMGGAKVSDKIKVIEAFVHVADKILIGGAMANTFLAYKGYDIGKSKAETDQQETLDAIYEAARAKVGEAGVDDFIMLPVDVAVAGEISPEASRRNAKVDAIGVDDIAADIGDLTIERFSHELAHAKTVVWNGTMGLAELPEFAHGSARVAMTLATTPGMTSIVGGGDTADFALKWDGNGGRSFTHVSTGGGASLDLMAGNKLPGVEALLEAKK; this is translated from the coding sequence ATGAGTTTTGCTAAACTGACAATTCGTGACGTGCCAGTGCACGACAAAGTCGTACTGGTGCGCGCAGACTATAATGTGCCACTAATGGGCGGCAAGATTAGTGACGATCTGCGCATTCGAGCCAGTGTTCCGACGCTGCAATATTTGCGCGAACAAAGTTGCAAGGTAGTGGTGATGAGCCATCTCGGGCGGCCGGACGGCGATACTAAGCTGGAGTTTAGTCTCGCACCAGTGGCAGAGCGGCTAAGTGAGTTGCTCGGAGTCGAGGTGCGATTCGTCGATGCATGTTACGGCGACAAAGTTACTCAAGCTGTCAAAGCAGCCAAGTCTGGCGACGTGCTCCTACTCGAGAATGTGCGGTTTCATGCCGAAGAAGAGGCCAATGACAGTACGTTTGCCGGCAAAATCGCTAAAAGCTCACTCGCACGCTACTTCGTACAGGATGGTTTTGGCGTAGTCCATCGCGCACATGCGAGTACGGAGGCAATTACGCATTTTCTGCCAAGTGTGGCCGGATTATTGCTCGAGCGCGAAGTCACCACTATCTCGCATGCCATGGAAGACCCCGAGCGACCACTCTATGCCGTGATGGGCGGGGCAAAAGTAAGCGACAAGATCAAGGTGATAGAGGCATTTGTACACGTGGCCGATAAGATCCTTATCGGTGGTGCCATGGCTAATACATTTCTTGCCTACAAAGGCTACGATATCGGTAAAAGTAAAGCAGAGACAGATCAGCAAGAGACGCTTGATGCGATCTACGAGGCAGCTCGTGCAAAAGTAGGCGAGGCGGGAGTGGACGACTTCATCATGTTGCCCGTCGATGTAGCAGTAGCAGGCGAGATATCACCAGAAGCCTCACGCCGCAATGCGAAAGTCGATGCTATTGGCGTGGACGATATCGCGGCTGACATCGGCGATCTCACAATTGAGCGATTTAGTCACGAGCTTGCGCACGCCAAAACTGTCGTCTGGAATGGCACGATGGGACTCGCCGAATTACCGGAGTTCGCCCATGGCTCAGCCCGCGTGGCTATGACGCTTGCCACCACCCCTGGCATGACATCGATTGTTGGGGGAGGCGATACGGCCGATTTTGCACTCAAGTGGGACGGTAACGGCGGCAGAAGCTTCACGCACGTCTCTACTGGTGGCGGTGCCAGTCTTGACCTCATGGCGGGCAACAAATTGCCAGGTGTCGAAGCGTTGCTCGAGGCGAAGAAATAA